In a single window of the Raphanus sativus cultivar WK10039 chromosome 9, ASM80110v3, whole genome shotgun sequence genome:
- the LOC108825753 gene encoding uncharacterized protein LOC108825753 yields MENSRSRSVFVDIGLRELNGFRVRKRPFFADSELICREVAGVAVEHDGDPTPPLAVSFCKGSRKSQLFAVSDEEGHVSLFNSNHKSFTSSATHQENTENARVGDWVVHYNAVFDISWIKGDSCLLTASGDQTIKVWDVEENKCTGVLIGHTGTVKSMCSHPTDSDLLVSGSRDGCFALWDLRCKSSSHKEEFCINYTGMLKGAHLSPLSKRIRRSKAASSSITSVLYLKDEITIATAGAPDSALKFWDTRKLKVPFAQASPQSDSTNTKEKRAHGIVSLSQDSSGTLLTASCKDNSIYLYNILQLDKGPIQSFSGCRIDSFFVRTMISPDGEYILSGSSDGNAYIWQVNKPQVDPTILKGHDSEVTAVDWSPSEFGKVSTASDDFTVRLWNIENNRCTTADSSGPASRVKRRVIALSDTEAKERLEMNREPESPQKYSSDDGDNQSVRIIRTPESQKTKTSLSSPMSLSASEEDKTCERTPETSVNSPLSVLNPPSSVKRRTIRDYFLVTP; encoded by the exons ATGGAAAACTCCAGATCTAGATCCGTCTTCGTCGACATCGGACTAAGAGAGCTCAACGGATTTCGAG TAAGGAAGCGACCGTTCTTCGCAGATTCCGAGCTGATTTGCAGAGAAGTAGCCGGCGTAGCTGTCGAACACGACGGCGATCCAACTCCTCCGTTGGCCGTTTCGTTTTGTAAG GGTAGCCGGAAGTCTCAGTTATTCGCGGTGTCAGATGAGGAAGGACATGTGAGCTTGTTTAATTCGAATCACAAGTCTTTTACCTCTTCTGCTACTCACCAAGAGAATACAG AAAATGCCAGGGTTGGTGACTGGGTTGTTCACTATAATGCGGTTTTCGACATTTCTTGGATTAAG GGAGATAGTTGTCTTCTGACTGCTTCTGGTGATCAGACT ATTAAAGTATGGGATGTTGAGGAGAACAAGTGTACTGGAGTCCTTATAGGGCACACAGGAACTGTTAAATCAATGTGCTCGCATCCAACGGATTCTG ATCTTCTCGTCTCTGGCTCCAGAGATGGGTGTTTTGCGCTATGGGATTTAAGATGTAAAAGTAGCTCTCACAAAGAAGAGTTTTGCATCAA CTATACTGGTATGTTAAAAGGAGCTCATCTTTCTCCTCTTTCAAAACGAATCAGACGTAGCAAG GCTGCTTCATCAAGCATTACCTCTGTGCTTTATCTCAAGGACGAGATCACAATTGCTACTGCTGGAGCACCAGATAG CGCATTGAAATTTTGGGACACAAGAAAGCTGAAAGTTCCTTTTGCTCAAGCATCTCCACAGTCAGACTCAACAAACACTAAG GAAAAGAGAGCACATGGTATAGTATCATTGTCCCAGGACTCAAGTGGAACCTTACTCACAGCATCATGCAAGGACAACAG TATCTATCTATACAACATACTGCAGCTTGACAAAGGACCTATACAATCTTTCTCTGGTTGCCGAATAGATTCTTTTTTCGTAAGG ACAATGATTAGTCCTGATGGTGAATACATTTTGAGCGGTTCAAGCGACGGTAACGCTTACATATGGCAG GTCAATAAGCCTCAAGTGGATCCTACAATCTTGAAAGGCCATGACTCTGAAGTAACCGCAGTAGATTG GTCTCCATCAGAGTTTGGGAAGGTATCAACAGCGTCAGATGATTTCACG GTAAGATTGTGGAACATAGAGAACAACCGCTGCACAACCGCAGACTCATCAGGGCCTGCGTCAAGAGTTAAACGCAGAGTAATTGCATTGTCAGATACTGAAGCCAAAGAGAGGCTTGAGATGAACAGAGAACCTGAGAGTCCCCAAAAGTATTCATCAGATGATGGTGATAATCAGTCAGTGCGTATCATCAGAACTCCAGAGAGTCAGAAGACGAAAACATCATTATCATCACCAATGTCATTATCAGCCTCAGAGGAAGATAAAACATGCGAGAGAACACCAGAAACCTCGGTTAACAGTCCATTATCTGTCCTAAACCCTCCTTCCTCCGTCAAAAGGCGAACCATTAGAGATTATTTTCTTGTCACTCCCTAA
- the LOC108826630 gene encoding cyclin-dependent protein kinase inhibitor SMR6-like, producing the protein MGCSSKKSQVGRGLDSDGQKWVIAEISIRASLKPLKTKLRKPERETEPEAEEEIYSGSEEYCCITPTANDAKAPEKLKCPPAPRKRRPALKCRSNVGVEYFVPPSDLETVFIRRR; encoded by the coding sequence atgggTTGTTCTTCGAAGAAATCACAAGTCGGAAGAGGATTAGACAGTGATGGTCAAAAATGGGTCATCGCCGAAATCTCTATTCGGGCTTCACTGAAACCGTTGAAGACGAAACTGAGAAAGCCGGAGAGAGAAACAGAGCCAGAGGCTGAAGAAGAAATCTACAGTGGCAGCGAAGAGTACTGCTGTATCACACCCACGGCGAATGACGCCAAGGCCCCGGAGAAACTGAAGTGTCCGCCGGCGCCGAGGAAACGCCGACCGGCCTTGAAGTGTCGGAGCAATGTCGGTGTAGAGTACTTTGTGCCTCCTTCAGATTTGGAGACGGTCTTCATACGACGCCGTTAG
- the LOC108825607 gene encoding uncharacterized protein LOC108825607: protein MERDEDWELCNEDGFVYKRIRRISDPGETTSNPVDPGLDPAAEERNRRKRQKRTLVKLRSKYQREIQQWEILSNSFDAMREKAAGGFQTTSQQEGDDDRLNANEATSSHGSSASVFLDELLSMAEAQEVIINDVSNLCEVVEEIIRVEEEETKQSLFDLDVWSSPRNLMASLCAD, encoded by the exons ATGGAAAGAGACGAAGATTGGGAACTATGCAACGAAGACGGTTTCGTTTACAAGCGAATCCGTCGTATCTCGGACCCTGGAGAAACAACATCCAATCCGGTGGATCCGGGGTTAGATCCCGCCGCGGAGGAGAGGAATCGAAGGAAGCGGCAGAAGAGAACGCTGGTGAAGCTCAGAAGCAAGTACCAGAGAGAGATCCAGCAGTGGGAGATTCTGTCGAACAGCTTCGATGCTATGCGAGAGAAAGCTGCTGGTGGATTTCAAACGACGTCGCAGCAGGAGGGAGATGATGATAGGTTAAACGCGAACGAAGCGACGTCGTCTCATGGTTCTTCCGCGTCTGTTTTCCTCGACGAACTTCTCTCTATG GCGGAAGCACAAGAAGTGATAATCAATGATGTGTCAAACCTGTGCGAAGTTGTAGAAGAAATAATTagagtggaagaagaagagacgaaGCAGTCGTTATTTGATCTTGATGTTTGGAGTTCACCTAGGAATCTAATGGCGTCGCTCTGTGCTGATTAA
- the LOC108828722 gene encoding uncharacterized protein LOC108828722, whose amino-acid sequence MFTVALSGHEHRLHNRPYATKCEVCYGSYRGGYYCRICKFTIHKVCAFVFTTQETFENPSHVGHHLKLLTKGAPDHTDPKCHICGKNTKRFVYHCFTCNLNMDVDCMVDAMLSETQVVLPWHSHPLFVLDFGDNMRCQVCGRSGEYGYFCLPCRLMIHTKCFSKFMLEITHPSHARHPLKLLTNGAPGYTDKECHICGEDIENLLYHCDMCKFNLDLNCAVKKTPPVSLSNLKIHHHTLTLMPRMISFICDACGTKGDRAPYVCLECDFMMVHQKCARLPRVIHVSHHDHRVSYTYPLGPGEWRCGVCWEEIDWSYGAYSCSICPSYALHPKCATRRDVWDGKELDGVPEEDEDIEPFKVNIDDNTITHFAHEHNMSVEKEGVAPEESILCGACVRPIGDDDMFYNCSECSFLLHETCANLPKKKRHFLSPTPLSLLNEKYMAGKECDACLQRCCQGFMYTNGSQNFDLLCISLTVPFNHGSHPDHPLIYLGRNNIAQPKACQSCGIRGKGVILGCIKCDFFLDLRCATLPLTVTTLHRYDDHSLTLCYGEKASDNNYTYWCDICERQTNPETWFYTCKDCGVTLHVFCVLGDLKYAKPGGDAGDGIELLPNNTSSRPLCSTCRRRCPAPFILQRYYDNVFQCSFHCFLKSISIIRSICPPWAPEPNT is encoded by the coding sequence ATGTTCACCGTGGCGTTATCAGGACACGAGCATCGTCTACACAACCGTCCTTATGCTACGAAATGCGAGGTTTGTTATGGATCGTATCGTGGTGGCTATTATTGCCGTATATGCAAGTTCACCATTCACAAGGTATGTGCTTTTGTGTTTACCACACAAGAAACATTCGAGAACCCTTCTCATGTTGGACATCATCTCAAGCTTCTAACAAAAGGTGCTCCTGACCACACTGATCCAAAATGCCATATATGCGGTAAAAACACCAAGCGTTTCGTTTATCATTGTTTCACCTGTAATCTCAATATGGACGTTGACTGCATGGTTGATGCAATGTTGAGTGAAACCCAAGTGGTACTGCCGTGGCACTCTCATCCTCTGTTCGTACTTGATTTTGGAGATAATATGCGGTGCCAAGTTTGTGGTCGGTCCGGCGAGTATGGATACTTTTGCCTTCCTTGTAGGTTGATGATTCATACAAAATGCTTCTCCAAATTCATGTTAGAGATCACTCATCCATCTCATGCTAGACACCCTCTTAAGCTTCTCACTAACGGAGCTCCAGGCTATACTGACAAAGAGTGTCATATATGTGGTGAAGACATTGAAAACTTACTTTATCATTGTGATATGTGTAAGTTCAACTTGGATCTTAACTGTGCAGTCAAAAAAACCCCACCAGTTTCTCTTTCAAATCTAAAGATCCATCATCATACACTCACGCTCATGCCAAGAATGATCTCATTCATCTGTGATGCTTGTGGGACTAAAGGTGACCGGGCTCCTTATGTCTGCTTGGAGTGTGACTTCATGATGGTCCATCAAAAGTGTGCTCGCTTACCACGAGTCATTCATGTCAGTCACCATGATCACCGCGTTTCTTACACGTATCCTCTTGGTCCTGGAGAATGGAGGTGTGGAGTTTGTTGGGAAGAGATTGATTGGTCATATGGGGCTTACTCTTGTTCCATTTGTCCTAGTTATGCTCTTCATCCAAAATGTGCAACAAGGAGAGATGTATGGGACGGGAAAGAGCTTGACGGAGTACCCGAAGAAGACGAAGATATCGAACCATTCAAGGTGAATATTGATGACAACACAATCACTCATTTCGCTCATGAACATAACATGAGCGTCGAGAAAGAAGGTGTTGCTCCGGAGGAAAGTATCTTGTGTGGAGCATGTGTTCGTCCCATTGGAGATGACGACATGTTCTACAACTGTTCAGAATGTAGTTTCCTCCTCCATGAAACATGTGCTAATCTTCCTAAGAAGAAACGACATTTTCTGAGCCCAACACCTCTCAGTCTTCTGAATGAGAAATATATGGCAGGTAAAGAATGTGATGCTTGTCTGCAACGTTGCTGCCAAGGCTTCATGTATACGAATGGATCTCAGAACTTTGACCTACTATGCATCTCGCTTACAGTGCCTTTCAACCACGGAAGTCATCCTGATCATCCCTTAATCTACCTCGGAAGAAATAACATAGCTCAACCAAAGGCATGCCAGAGTTGCGGCATCCGTGGAAAAGGAGTCATCCTAGGTTGTATCAAATGCGACTTCTTCTTGGACTTGCGTTGCGCTACTCTGCCCCTAACAGTAACAACACTTCACAGGTACGATGATCATTCACTCACCCTTTGTTACGGCGAAAAGGCAAGCGACAACAACTACACATACTGGTGTGATATCTGCGAGAGACAAACAAATCCAGAGACCTGGTTCTACACTTGTAAAGATTGTGGAGTCACTCTTCATGTTTTCTGCGTGCTTGGGGATCTCAAGTACGCTAAGCCAGGAGGAGATGCTGGAGACGGTATTGAGTTACTGCCTAACAATACATCTTCACGACCACTTTGCAGCACATGCCGTCGTCGTTGCCCAGCTCCTTTCATTCTTCAGAGGTATTATGACAATGTATTCCAATGTTCTTTTCATTGTTTCCTAAAGAGCATATCTATTATTAGATCCATATGCCCTCCTTGGGCACCAGAACCCAATACTTGA
- the LOC108828723 gene encoding uncharacterized protein LOC108828723, producing MRRPSQMMKLLVASFFGVIVGFLMGITFPTLTLTKMNLPSSLFPSIDLAYIEDNLSRKRLFSSWSSTKSPKPKHDIPDPPYTYNDTKIWVASNPRGAERLPPDIVTPESDLYLRRLWGDPNEDLKTKQRYLVTFTVGYGQRKNIDAALKKFSDNFTIMLFHYDGRASEWEEFEWSKRAIHVSIRKQTKWWYAKRFLHPDIVAPYDYVFIWDEDLGVEHFDSEKYLAVVKKHGLEISQPGLEPYEGLTWEMTKKRDDTEVHKNAEERNGWCSDPNLPPCAAFVEIMAPVFSRKAWRCVWHMIQNDLVHGWGLDFAVRKCVQNAHEKIGVVDAQWIIHQGVPSLGNQGQQEQGKQPWEGVRERCRREWTMFQDRLDDAEKAYFEASAHSNSSSSSSSRPHR from the exons ATGAGAAGACCTAGCCAAATGATGAAGCTGCTTGTAGCATCCTTTTTCGGAGTTATAGTTGGTTTCCTTATGGGTATTACTTTTCCAACTCTCACCTTAACTAAG ATGAATCTTCCTTCCTCGCTGTTCCCCTCCATTGATCTTGCATACATTGAGGATAACTTATCAAGAAAAAGACTGTTTAGCTCTTGGTCTTCCACAAAGAGCCCCAAACCCAAGCATGACATCCCTGATCCCCCCTATACCTATAATGACACTAAG ATATGGGTTGCTAGTAATCCCCGTGGTGCTGAGAGGCTGCCTCCAGATATAGTAACCCCTGAATCAGATTTATACCTCCGTCGATTGTGGGGTGACCCTAATGAG GATTTGAAAACCAAGCAGCGGTATCTTGTAACGTTTACGGTTGGTTATGGTCAGAGGAAAAACATAGACGCTGCGTTGAAGAAG TTCTCAGATAACTTCACAATAATGCTGTTTCACTACGATGGCCGAGCCAGCGAGTGGGAAGAGTTTGAATGGTCTAAGCGAGCCATTCATGTGAGCATTaggaaacaaacaaaatg GTGGTACGCCAAGCGGTTTCTTCATCCGGACATAGTTGCTCCTTATGATTATGTCTTCATATGGGACGAGGATCTTGGCGTGGAACACTTTGATTCTGAgaa ATATCTGGCGGTGGTGAAGAAACATGGTTTGGAGATCTCACAGCCTGGGTTAGAGCCATATGAAGGTCTCACATGGGAAATGACAAAGAAAAGAGATGACACTGAAGTCCACAA GAATGCTGAGGAGAGGAATGGGTGGTGCAGTGATCCAAATCTACCCCCTTGTGCAGC ATTCGTTGAGATTATGGCTCCTGTTTTCTCCCGTAAAGCATGGCGATGTGTTTGGCATATGATTCAG AACGATTTAGTTCATGGATGGGGTCTAGATTTTGCGGTTCGAAAATGCGTTCAG AATGCGCACGAGAAAATTGGAGTGGTAGATGCTCAATGGATCATTCATCAAGGTGTTCCATCACTAGGCAACCAA GGACAACAAGAGCAAGGGAAACAACCATGGGAAGGG GTGAGGGAAAGATGCAGGAGAGAGTGGACGATGTTCCAAGACAGATTGGATGATGCAGAGAAAGCTTACTTCGAAGCATCTGCTCACAgcaactcttcttcttcttcttcttcacgaCCTCACcggtaa
- the LOC108826262 gene encoding uridine kinase-like protein 5 produces MEQLSNGSITANIFPSAPAPLKQPFVIGVAGGTASGKTTVCDMIMSQLHDQRVVLVNQDSFYHSLSEEKLKKVHEYNFDHPDAFNTEVLLSCMEKLRSGQPVSIPSYDFKTHQSIESASPVNPADVIILEGILVLNDPQVRDLMNMKIFVDTDADVRLSRRIQRDTVQRGRNIQNVLEQYTKFVKPSFDEFIQPSMKYADIIIPRGGDNDVAIDLIVQHIRTKLCQHNLCKIYSNIFIISSTFQIKGMHTLIRNVNTTKHDFVFYADRLIRLVVEHGLGHLPFTEKQITTPTGSVYTGVDFCKRLCGVSVIRSGESMENALRACCNGIKIGKILIHRGDNDGRQLIYEKLPKDIASRHVFLLDPVLASGNSAVKVISLLISKGVPESHIIFLNLIAAPQGIHALCKKHPMVKIVTSEIDASLNEDSRVIPGLGEFADRYFGTDNSKKYQPGLQISK; encoded by the exons ATGGAGCAATTATCTAATGGCTCGATCACTGCCAATATTTTCCCTTCAGCTCCGGCTCCTCTTAAACAGCCTTTCGTGATCG GTGTTGCGGGCGGAACCGCCTCCGGTAAGACAACGGTCTGCGACATGATCATGTCTCAGTTACACGATCAACGTGTCGTCCTTGTGAACCAA GATTCGTTTTATCATTCGCTTAGTGAGGAGAAACTAAAGAAGGTTCACGAATACAATTTCGATCATCCTG ACGCGTTCAACACGGAGGTTTTGCTTTCTTGTATGGAGAAACTACGGTCTGGACAACCGGTGAGTATCCCTAGCTACGATTTCAAAACCCACCAGAGCATTGAATCAGCTAGTCCGGTTAACCCAGCTGACGTAATCATCTTAGAAGGGATATTGGTTCTTAATGATCCTCAAGTTCGTGACCTCATGAACATGAAGATCTTTGTCGATACAG ATGCTGATGTACGTCTCTCGAGGAGGATACAGAGAGACACTGTCCAGAGAGGAAGAAACATTCAAAACGTGCTTGAGCAG taTACAAAGTTTGTGAAGCCGAGCTTTGATGAATTCATCCAACCATCAATGAAGTATGCTGATATAATTATTCCACGAGGAGGAGACAACGATGTTGCCATTGATCTCATTGTTCAACATATCCGTACAAAGCTGTGCCAGCACAATCTCTGTAAGATATACTCAAACATCTTCATCATATCTTCTACCTTCCAGATCAAAGGGATGCATACTCTTATCCGCAACGTCAACACCACAAAGCATGACTTCGTCTTCTACGCTGACCGATTGATTCGACTG GTTGTGGAACATGGACTTGGTCATCTTCCTTTCACTGAGAAACAGATAACCACTCCAACAG GATCAGTGTACACTGGAGTAGACTTCTGCAAGAGACTGTGTGGCGTCTCTGTGATCAGAAG TGGAGAAAGCATGGAGAACGCACTAAGAGCTTGCTGCAACGGGATCAAGATTGGTAAAATCTTAATCCACAGAGGGGATAACGATGGTCGTCAG TTGATATATGAGAAGTTACCAAAAGATATCGCAAGCCGACATGTCTTCCTCCTTGACCCTGTTCTAGCTTCAG GAAACTCGGCAGTGAAGGTTATATCTTTGCTTATCAGCAAGGGAGTTCCAGAATCACATATCATCTTTCTTAACCTCATAGCT GCACCTCAAGGTATTCACGCGCTATGCAAGAAACATCCGATGGTAAAGATCGTGACTTCGGAAATCGATGCCTCCCTCAATGAGGACTCGCGTGTGATTCCAGGCTTGGGAGAATTTGCAGACCGTTACTTTGGTACAGACAACTCAAAAAAGTACCAACCTGGTCTGCAAATCTCAAAGTAA
- the LOC108826747 gene encoding uncharacterized protein LOC108826747, producing the protein MTMTFRLVSLAVAVLAVTTVFAADAQTPAGAPKPNGDKSSPTPPPAATGSQKPTSPPKASAPTTDKKNATTTPSASQSSGGGAPAKPPTSSSTKSPASSSGDNSKGPTSSSDSPSTSSPPSPTQDTTPSSSTDEGNASEGPEASAPTGRASSVEISVSGSALAAVAWFFLV; encoded by the coding sequence ATGACAATGACATTTAGACTTGTGTCTCTTGCCGTCGCGGTCTTGGCCGTAACCACCGTATTCGCCGCCGATGCTCAAACACCCGCCGGCGCGCCCAAACCTAACGGCGACAAAAGCTCACCCACTCCTCCCCCCGCTGCCACGGGTTCACAAAAACCAACCTCGCCGCCAAAGGCTTCTGCTCCTACCACAGACAAGAAGAATGCCACCACCACTCCCAGCGCTTCCCAATCTTCAGGTGGTGGTGCCCCCGCAAAACCTCCTACGTCATCTTCCACCAAGTCTCCAGCTTCGAGCTCCGGCGATAACTCCAAAGGTCCCACCAGCTCGTCTGACTCACCCTCCACCTCTTCTCCTCCATCTCCGACACAAGACACGACTCCGTCGTCGTCCACCGACGAAGGAAACGCCAGCGAAGGCCCTGAAGCTTCAGCTCCTACGGGAAGAGCCTCGTCGGTCGAGATCTCAGTCTCCGGATCTGCTCTCGCCGCCGTTGCATGGTTCTTCTTAGTATGA
- the LOC130500236 gene encoding uncharacterized protein LOC130500236, which translates to MLLDQPCRDKAAGCGWILHIPWLEEEIRGSSLEVHVASPLMAEALAVREALQQAKLLHIPNICLKSDNQVLVKALISKQHPVELYGINLDIENLSSCFSSVSFSYVSRNLNSAADSLAKAALYQSM; encoded by the coding sequence ATGTTATTGGATCAACCCTGCAGGGACAAAGCAGCAGGCTGTGGATGGATCCTCCATATCCCGTGGCTAGAGGAAGAAATCAGGGGATCATCCCTTGAAGTTCACGTTGCATCACCTCTAATGGCGGAAGCACTAGCTGTCCGAGAAGCTCTCCAACAAGCTAAGCTCCTCCATATACCAAATATCTGCCTCAAATCAGATAACCAAGTGCTTGTCAAAGCACTCATCTCGAAGCAACATCCGGTGGAGCTCTACGGAATCAACTTGGATATCGAGAACCtatcttcttgtttttcttctgTATCGTTTTCTTATGTTTCTAGGAACTTGAACTCTGCTGCAGACTCACTTGCTAAAGCTGCATTGTACCAAAGCATGTAG
- the LOC108823954 gene encoding putative pectate lyase 11, translating into MISYTNNLFVYTFIFLLSIGNTVAFTSSSSPHTRDPKLVVDEVNRSVFNASRRSLAYLSCRTGNPIDDCWRCDPNWDTNRQRLADCAIGFGKNAIGGRDGRIYVVSDPANDDPVNPVPGTLRHAVTQEEPLWIIFKRDMVIKLQKELIITSFKTIDGRGASVHITDGPCLKIHEATNIIIHGINIHDCKPGPGGMIRDGPDHTGMWIPSDGDAVAIFGGKNVWIDHCSLSNCDDGLIDAIHGSTAITISNNHMTHHDKVMLLGHSDTYTEDKNMQVTIAFNHFGEGLVQRMPRCRHGYFHVVNNDYTHWEMYAIGGSASPTIYSQGNRFLAPDTRFNKEVTKHEDAPESQWRDWNWRSEGDMLLNGAYFRQSGAGAPSTYARASSLSARPSSLVGSITTTAGALSCRRGGHC; encoded by the exons ATGATTTCGTATACTAATAATCTATTTGTTTACACTTTCATATTTCTCCTATCAATCGGCAACACGGTTGCATTCACTTCGAGTTCGTCGCCGCATACTCGAGATCCGAAGCTAGTAGTTGACGAAGTCAATAG AAGTGTATTCAATGCGTCAAGGAGGAGCCTGGCCTACCTATCTTGTAGAACCGGAAATCCAATCGATGATTGTTGGCGTTGCGATCCAAACTGGGACACAAACCGCCAACGGCTAGCCGATTGTGCTATTGGGTTTGGCAAAAACGCCATCGGAGGCCGTGATGGCCGAATTTACGTGGTTTCAGATCCGGCCAACGACGATCCAGTGAACCCTGTACCTGGAACGCTAAGACATGCGGTCACACAAGAAGAACCATTATGGATCATTTTCAAGAGAGATATGGTCATTAAACTCCAAAAAGAACTCATCATCACATCTTTCAAGACCATTGATGGTAGAGGCGCAAGTGTTCACATAACCGATGGACCTTGCTTAAAAATTCACGAGGCGACTAACATCATCATCCATGGCATTAACATCCATGACTGCAAACCAGGACCTG GTGGCATGATTAGAGATGGCCCAGATCATACTGGAATGTGGATCCCATCAGATGGAGACGCGGTGGCGATTTTTGGAGGGAAAAACGTGTGGATTGACCATTGCTCGTTGTCGAATTGCGATGATGGTCTCATAGACGCCATACATGGTTCAACGGCTATAACTATATCGAACAACCATATGACACACCATGACAAGGTCATGCTTTTAGGGCATAGCGATACTTATACAGAGGATAAGAACATGCAAGTGACCATTGCGTTTAACCATTTCGGAGAAGGGCTCGTTCAAAGGATGCCAAG GTGTAGGCATGGATATTTCCATGTAGTGAACAATGATTATACTCACTGGGAAATGTATGCCATCGGTGGAAGCGCTTCTCCAACGATATACAGCCAAGGCAATAGATTTCTCGCTCCCGATACCCGGTTTAACAAAGAG GTTACAAAACATGAAGATGCACCTGAAAGCCAATGGAGAGACTGGAATTGGAGATCGGAAGGGGATATGTTGTTGAACGGAGCATATTTCAGACAATCTGGTGCCGGCGCTCCATCAACTTATGCAAGAGCTTCTAGCCTAAGTGCGAGGCCATCATCGCTTGTGGGTTCCATCACGACGACGGCAGGAGCACTAAGTTGTCGACGAGGTGGTCACTGTTGA
- the LOC108828625 gene encoding succinate dehydrogenase [ubiquinone] iron-sulfur subunit 1, mitochondrial, with the protein MASGLIGRLVRTKPAGLTTAARLIPSRCTSSSTESKPSSGGVGGGGGRGSNLKTFQIYRWNPDSPGKPELQDYQIDLKDCGPMVLDALIKIKNEMDPSLTFRRSCREGICGSCAMNIDGCNGLACLTKIEGDGAKETTITPLPHMFVIKDLVVDMTNFYNQYKSIEPWLKRKSPGDEAGKEILQSKKDRAKLDGMYECILCACCSTSCPSYWWNPESYLGPAALLHANRWISDSRDEYTKERLEAIDDEFKLYRCHTILNCARACPKGLNPGKQIAHIKQLQR; encoded by the exons atggcgTCCGGTTTAATCGGAAGATTAGTCAGAACCAAACCGGCGGGATTAACCACGGCGGCTAGGTTAATCCCGTCGCGATGCACATCCTCCTCAACGGAATCAAAACCTTCGTCCGGCGGCGTTGGCGGAGGCGGAGGGAGAGGATCGAACCTGAAGACGTTCCAGATCTACCGGTGGAATCCCGATAGCCCCGGGAAGCCGGAGCTCCAAGACTACCAGATCGATCTCAAGGACTGCGGCCCGATGGTACTAGACGCTCTGATCAAGATCAAAAACGAGATGGATCCGTCGCTCACCTTCCGCCGCTCCTGCCGCGAAGGGATCTGCGGCTCGTGCGCGATGAACATTGACGGGTGCAACGGCCTCGCGTGTTTGACGAAGATCGAAGGAGACGGGGCTAAGGAGACGACGATCACTCCCTTGCCGCATATGTTTGTGATCAAGGATCTGGTGGTGGACATGACGAACTTTTATAATCAGTATAAGAGTATCGAGCCGTGGTTGAAGAGGAAGAGTCCGGGGGATGAGGCTGGGAAGGAGATTCTGCAGAGTAAGAAGGATAGGGCGAAGCTTGATGGGATGTATGAGTGTATCTTGTGTGCTTGTTGTAGCACGTCGTGTCCTAGTTACTGGTGGAACCCTGAGTCTTACCTTGGCCCTGCCGCTTTGCTACATGCAAACAG GTGGATAAGCGACAGTCGGGATGAGTACACAAAGGAAAGACTCGAGGCTATTGACGACGAGTTCAAGCTTTACCGTTGCCATACAATCTTGAACTGTGCTCGTGCCTGTCCAAAGGGTTTGAACCCTGGCAAACAGATCGCACACATCAAGCAACTTCAGCGTTGA